Proteins co-encoded in one Papaver somniferum cultivar HN1 chromosome 5, ASM357369v1, whole genome shotgun sequence genomic window:
- the LOC113279068 gene encoding uncharacterized protein LOC113279068: MGLYDHWINLIHQYVYIVSYSVLLNGSPTGFIKPERALRQGDPLSPYLYIICSETLSAYFDNLTSKGLVKGINVCRNSPCMTHLMFADDSLLFSKSTEKYFRTIKDYLQKYCLASGQEIIFDKSGNLFSKKLPTPLMNHLSNILDIHNRDL; encoded by the coding sequence ATGGGTTTGTATGATCATTGGATTAATCTTATTCATCAATATGTTTATATTGTCTCTTATTCTGTGTTATTGAATGGCAGTCCTACTGGTTTTATTAAACCTGAAAGAGCTCTTAGACAGGGAGATCCTCTATCTCCGTATCTTTACATTATCTGCTCTGAAACTTTATCTGCCTATTTCGATAACTTAACCAGTAAAGGCTTAGTAAAAGGGATTAATGTCTGTAGGAATTCCCCTTGTATGACACATCTCATGTTTGCTGATGATTCCCTCTTGTTTTCTAAATCTACTGAAAAATATTTTAGAACTATAAAAGACTATCTTCAAAAGTATTGCTTAGCTTCTGGCCAGGAAATAATTTTTGATAAGTCTGGTAATTTGTTTAGTAAAAAGTTACCCACCCCACTTATGAATCATTTATCTAATATTCTGGATATCCACAATAGAGATTTATGA
- the LOC113279069 gene encoding uncharacterized protein LOC113279069, translated as MPLPHIPLDEPAFYISDFNALLGPEDKNVGFEVDDIDFFNIRNFCNVFDLHDPGFSGPRFTWSNMQQGPDLILERLDRCLINQYAEFFCPKLCVNNIPRDSSYHFPMHIGFNFEDNFMPKPFHFMAMWMEDPTCRDIIANAWSVNVVGSPAYKLNAKFLNTKKGLRDWNKTSFGNIQTNIKTTREELADLQTSNRTDSSSTSILRARLEYLYNL; from the coding sequence ATGCCTTTGCCACATATACCCTTAGATGAACCAGCCTTCTATATAAGTGATTTTAATGCCCTTTTAGGTCCTGAGGATAAAAATGTGGGTTTTGAAGTTGATGATATTGATTTCTTTAATATTAGGAATTTTTGTAATGTTTTTGATTTGCATGATCCTGGATTCTCTGGTCCTAGGTTCacttggtctaatatgcaacaaggtcctgatCTTATTCTTGAAAGACTTGATAGGTGTCTCATTAATCAGTATGCTGAATTTTTCTGCCCTAAATTATGTGTTAATAATATTCCTAGGGACTCTTCTTACCATTTCCCCATGCACATTGGTTTTAACTTTGAAGACAATTTTATGCCTAAGCCTTTTCACTTCATGGCCATGTGGATGGAAGATCCCACTTGCAGAGATATTATAGCTAATGCTTGGTCCGTTAATGTAGTTGGTTCCCCTGCTTATAAACTTAACGCTAAGTTTCTGAATACTAAGAAAGGACTTAGGGACTGGAATAAGACTTCTTTTGGTAACATacaaaccaatatcaaaactactAGAGAAGAACTGGCAGATCTCCAGACTTCCAATCGTACCGACTCTTCTTCTACCTCTATACTAAGGGCTAGATTGGAATATTTGTATAACCTTTAA